The following proteins are encoded in a genomic region of Cystobacter fuscus DSM 2262:
- the nadB gene encoding L-aspartate oxidase, with product MPHRFDFLVLGSGVAGLSFALQAARHGTVAVLSKREPQESNTAYAQGGIASVLSPTDTFAAHIQDTLEAGADLNHLDAVEVTVREGPERIRELVELGADFNRRASGEFDLTREGGHSERRIVHAGDITGREVQRALLAACAEQPNITFFPNTAAIDLILERRHGPGAPGRCLGVYALMPSGKIERFLGKGTVLATGGAGKVYLYTSNPDVATGDGVAMAYRAGAEVANMEFYQFHPTCLFHPEAKSFLISEALRGEGGKLRLRGGAQFMDRYHRLGELAPRDVVARAIDAELKRTGDDCVYLDMTHLGRAFVSERFPNIYATCKAFNIDMAVQPIPVVPAAHYMCGGVVTDLNGRTTLPGLFAIGEVAHTGLHGANRLASNSLLEGLVFGHRAAAVCAEEARALAAPQVDPPEWDEGSAVASDESVVVAHNWDEIRRLMWNYVGIVRTDKRLMRARRRLELLREEIRDYYWRFKVTQDVIELRNICEVATLIVDCASRRKESRGLHFTLDYPERDDHRGKRDTVVRRDP from the coding sequence ATGCCCCATCGGTTTGATTTTCTGGTCCTTGGCAGTGGCGTCGCGGGCCTTTCCTTCGCCCTCCAGGCCGCCCGGCATGGCACGGTGGCGGTGCTCAGCAAGCGCGAGCCGCAGGAGAGCAACACCGCCTATGCCCAGGGAGGCATCGCGAGTGTCCTGTCCCCCACGGACACGTTCGCGGCGCACATCCAGGACACCCTGGAGGCCGGCGCGGACCTCAACCACCTGGACGCCGTGGAGGTGACGGTGCGCGAGGGGCCCGAGCGCATCCGCGAGCTGGTGGAGCTGGGCGCCGACTTCAACCGGCGCGCCTCCGGTGAGTTCGATCTCACGCGCGAGGGCGGGCACTCCGAGCGCAGGATCGTCCACGCGGGCGACATCACCGGGCGCGAGGTGCAGCGCGCCCTGCTCGCGGCATGTGCCGAGCAGCCCAACATCACCTTCTTCCCCAACACCGCGGCGATCGATCTCATCCTCGAGCGGCGGCACGGGCCGGGCGCGCCGGGACGCTGCCTGGGGGTGTACGCGCTCATGCCCTCGGGGAAGATCGAGCGCTTCCTGGGCAAGGGGACGGTGCTGGCCACGGGAGGCGCGGGCAAGGTGTACCTCTACACCTCCAATCCGGACGTGGCCACGGGGGATGGCGTGGCCATGGCGTACCGGGCCGGGGCCGAGGTGGCCAACATGGAGTTCTACCAGTTCCACCCCACGTGCCTCTTCCACCCCGAGGCCAAGAGCTTCCTCATCAGCGAGGCCCTGCGGGGCGAGGGCGGCAAGCTGCGGCTGCGCGGGGGCGCGCAGTTCATGGACCGCTACCACCGGCTGGGGGAGCTGGCGCCGCGCGACGTGGTGGCGCGCGCCATCGACGCCGAGCTCAAGCGCACGGGCGACGACTGCGTCTACCTGGACATGACGCACCTGGGCCGCGCCTTCGTCTCCGAGCGCTTCCCCAACATCTACGCCACGTGCAAGGCCTTCAACATCGACATGGCCGTGCAGCCCATCCCCGTGGTGCCCGCGGCCCACTACATGTGCGGCGGCGTGGTGACGGACTTGAATGGCCGCACCACCCTGCCCGGCCTGTTCGCCATCGGCGAGGTGGCCCACACGGGCCTGCATGGCGCCAACCGGCTCGCCTCCAACTCGCTGCTCGAGGGGCTCGTCTTCGGTCATCGCGCCGCGGCCGTCTGCGCCGAGGAGGCGCGCGCCCTCGCCGCGCCCCAGGTGGATCCGCCCGAGTGGGACGAGGGCAGCGCGGTGGCCTCGGACGAGAGCGTCGTCGTGGCCCACAACTGGGATGAGATCCGCCGCCTCATGTGGAACTACGTGGGCATCGTGCGCACGGACAAGCGCCTCATGCGCGCGCGCCGCCGGCTGGAGCTGTTGCGCGAGGAGATCCGCGACTACTACTGGCGCTTCAAGGTCACCCAGGACGTCATCGAGCTGCGCAACATCTGCGAGGTGGCCACGCTCATCGTCGACTGCGCCAGCCGGC
- a CDS encoding transglycosylase SLT domain-containing protein, with the protein MRPLLLPLLCALSLAPLGARAEGGIYRYVEKDGTIVYTNVPPGGAKKASRLKGTFSEAPKDTAPVKGRSRTPEEFEAHITAAATRYKIPSALVRAIMHTESNFNTNALSHKGASGLMQLMPATASDMYVRDIFDSRENIEGGVRYLRVLANLFDGDMVKMVAAYNAGPEAVRKYGGQVPPYPETQAYVRKVLQLYFHYKERERLSKDEPRGTTSDADDARDGAGAQEPR; encoded by the coding sequence ATGCGACCCCTCCTCCTTCCCTTGCTCTGCGCGCTGAGCCTGGCCCCGCTGGGCGCCCGTGCCGAAGGTGGCATCTACCGGTACGTGGAGAAGGATGGGACGATCGTCTACACGAACGTGCCTCCGGGGGGAGCCAAGAAGGCGAGCCGTCTCAAGGGCACCTTCTCCGAGGCGCCCAAGGACACCGCGCCGGTGAAGGGCCGCTCGCGCACGCCCGAGGAGTTCGAGGCCCACATCACGGCCGCCGCGACGCGCTACAAGATTCCGTCCGCGCTCGTGCGGGCCATCATGCACACGGAGAGCAACTTCAACACCAACGCGCTCTCGCACAAGGGAGCCAGCGGGCTCATGCAGCTCATGCCCGCCACGGCGTCGGACATGTACGTGCGCGACATCTTCGACAGCCGGGAGAACATCGAGGGGGGGGTGCGCTACCTCCGGGTGCTGGCCAACCTCTTCGACGGCGACATGGTGAAGATGGTGGCCGCGTACAACGCCGGCCCCGAGGCCGTGCGCAAGTATGGGGGCCAGGTGCCGCCCTACCCGGAGACCCAGGCCTACGTGCGCAAGGTGCTCCAGCTCTACTTCCATTACAAGGAACGCGAGCGGCTCTCCAAGGACGAGCCCCGCGGGACGACTTCCGATGCCGACGACGCGCGTGATGGGGCGGGGGCCCAAGAGCCCCGTTGA
- a CDS encoding tetratricopeptide repeat protein — translation MPTTRVMGRGPKSPVDEEFLKQLFQGGELLAQGRLDEARRLLERAHQLQPRNEKGRNMLGLAYFKLGHFDRAAEIYEALVRDNPVDATLRVNLGLVYLKTNALQRAMREFATATDLQPDHKKAHNYLGLALAQAGEYGRARQHFLVAGSEAMAQKMARAIAGNSFARTPARAATPAPIPAPAARPPPPPPTEGQWGAQFGLDEVPPATDDELRFDEDEGPGALPASDSGDGAHAPDGTPGDEARATSWASASQPDGERLPESLDGATPELPPQSPVFAATEEVPLLAELTPALALEGASPTQRLRVGGGSFSVYVEGELLTRLEGLVAFSGQLEFEPERKRFRGRATDEPFGQGSARFTRASGRGVLFLEAAEGHSFLATDLGDTGVYVREECVFAFEEVVAFENGKVPSDVPPDLDLVYLRGQGRVVLRVRGALRSVGVTPEAPVTVPMSYLVGWQGSVTPRVVSLSRDNPPPGVGVELSGEGFALISLPLR, via the coding sequence ATGCCGACGACGCGCGTGATGGGGCGGGGGCCCAAGAGCCCCGTTGACGAGGAGTTCCTCAAGCAGCTCTTCCAGGGCGGCGAGTTGCTGGCGCAGGGCCGTCTGGACGAGGCCCGGCGGTTGCTCGAGCGGGCCCACCAGCTCCAGCCCCGCAACGAGAAGGGCCGCAACATGCTCGGCCTGGCCTACTTCAAGCTGGGCCACTTCGACCGGGCGGCGGAAATCTACGAGGCGCTGGTGCGCGACAACCCGGTGGACGCCACGCTGCGCGTCAACCTGGGGCTCGTCTACCTGAAGACCAACGCCCTGCAGCGCGCGATGCGCGAGTTCGCCACCGCGACCGATCTGCAACCGGATCACAAGAAGGCCCACAACTACCTCGGGCTGGCGCTGGCCCAGGCGGGCGAGTATGGCCGGGCCCGGCAGCACTTCCTCGTGGCCGGCAGCGAGGCCATGGCCCAGAAGATGGCCCGGGCCATCGCGGGGAACTCCTTCGCCCGGACGCCAGCCAGGGCCGCCACGCCCGCGCCGATCCCGGCGCCCGCGGCGCGTCCGCCTCCTCCACCTCCCACGGAGGGCCAATGGGGCGCCCAGTTCGGCCTGGACGAGGTGCCCCCGGCCACCGACGACGAGTTGCGCTTCGACGAGGACGAGGGACCCGGAGCACTCCCCGCCTCCGACTCGGGAGACGGCGCGCACGCACCGGACGGGACACCTGGGGACGAGGCCCGGGCGACCTCATGGGCCTCGGCCTCGCAGCCGGACGGCGAGCGGTTGCCCGAGTCCCTGGATGGGGCCACGCCCGAGCTGCCCCCGCAGTCTCCGGTCTTTGCTGCCACCGAGGAGGTGCCGCTGCTGGCGGAGCTCACCCCGGCGCTGGCTCTGGAGGGCGCGAGCCCCACGCAGCGCCTGCGCGTGGGCGGTGGCAGCTTCTCCGTCTACGTGGAGGGTGAGCTGCTCACGCGGCTGGAGGGGCTGGTGGCCTTCAGCGGACAGCTCGAGTTCGAGCCGGAGCGCAAGCGCTTCCGGGGCCGCGCCACGGACGAGCCCTTCGGCCAGGGCTCGGCCCGGTTCACCCGGGCGAGCGGCCGGGGCGTGCTCTTCCTGGAAGCCGCCGAGGGGCACTCCTTCCTCGCGACGGACCTGGGGGACACGGGCGTCTACGTGCGCGAGGAGTGCGTCTTCGCCTTCGAGGAGGTGGTGGCCTTCGAGAATGGCAAGGTGCCCTCGGACGTGCCGCCGGACCTGGACCTGGTGTACCTGCGCGGGCAGGGCAGGGTGGTGCTGCGGGTGCGCGGCGCGCTGCGCTCGGTGGGCGTCACGCCCGAGGCCCCGGTGACGGTGCCCATGTCCTACCTGGTGGGCTGGCAAGGCTCGGTCACCCCCCGGGTGGTGTCGCTGTCCCGGGACAACCCTCCGCCCGGCGTTGGAGTGGAACTGAGCGGCGAAGGATTTGCCCTCATCTCCCTGCCACTCCGCTAG
- the pgsA gene encoding CDP-diacylglycerol--glycerol-3-phosphate 3-phosphatidyltransferase — MDRAERAVRKQRKKEERARRRAAREPSILVQEFWNLPNMLTLGRIVLIPLFVWLTYEADPLDSLLAAAVFAVAAITDIVDGYLARRWNLITVVGKFMDPLADKLIAMAALVMMVRLGRIAAWVVIVLLAREFIVSGLRTIAASEGMVIAAGQEGKWKTSLQLVGIISLCVHYEHWVDMGVYAAPVNFNKVGQVLVYLSGAFSVWSAVVYFRAFLSMLARRGGGGGEQKA, encoded by the coding sequence ATGGATCGAGCGGAGCGAGCGGTACGGAAGCAGCGCAAGAAGGAGGAGCGGGCACGGCGTCGTGCGGCGCGCGAGCCCAGCATTCTCGTGCAGGAGTTCTGGAACCTGCCGAACATGCTGACGCTCGGGCGCATCGTCCTCATCCCCCTGTTCGTCTGGCTCACCTACGAGGCGGACCCGCTCGACTCGCTGCTGGCGGCGGCGGTGTTCGCGGTGGCCGCCATCACCGACATCGTGGATGGCTACCTGGCGCGGCGCTGGAACCTCATCACCGTGGTGGGCAAGTTCATGGATCCGCTGGCCGACAAGCTCATCGCCATGGCGGCCCTGGTGATGATGGTGCGGCTGGGGCGCATCGCGGCCTGGGTCGTCATCGTGCTGCTGGCGCGCGAGTTCATCGTCAGCGGCCTGCGCACCATCGCGGCGAGCGAGGGCATGGTCATCGCCGCGGGGCAGGAGGGCAAGTGGAAGACGTCCCTGCAACTCGTGGGCATCATCTCCCTGTGCGTGCACTACGAGCACTGGGTGGACATGGGCGTCTACGCGGCGCCGGTGAACTTCAACAAGGTGGGCCAGGTGCTCGTGTACCTGTCCGGGGCGTTCTCCGTGTGGAGCGCCGTCGTGTACTTCCGGGCCTTCCTCTCCATGCTCGCCCGGCGAGGTGGCGGAGGGGGTGAACAGAAGGCTTGA
- a CDS encoding ABC transporter permease, whose product MLRNFRELYQYRGLLFSLVQRELKARYRGSVLGFFWTFLNPTLQMLVYALLFSVYMRQNLPHYTFFMFVGLLPWNWFSSSLGAGASAISDRRDLMTKVRFPAQVLPTTVVVTNLCNYVLSLPLMVGLGLFFGELPTWHVVAFPLVLVTQLCFTLAVVYFISALNVRFRDLQHIVTNLLMMWFFLTPVLYPVTTIPEAFRQGLVLINPMAILVTSYQAIFYEHRLPDFGTLLALLVGAFALLWVASQVFERRREEFAESI is encoded by the coding sequence ATGCTTCGCAACTTCCGTGAACTCTACCAGTACCGCGGGCTGCTCTTCAGCCTGGTCCAGCGGGAGTTGAAAGCTCGTTACCGGGGGTCGGTGCTGGGGTTCTTCTGGACGTTCCTCAACCCCACCCTGCAGATGCTGGTGTACGCGCTGCTCTTCAGCGTCTACATGCGGCAGAACCTGCCCCACTACACCTTCTTCATGTTCGTGGGCCTGCTGCCCTGGAACTGGTTTTCCAGCTCCTTGGGGGCCGGCGCGAGCGCCATCAGTGATCGGCGCGACCTGATGACGAAGGTGCGCTTTCCCGCCCAGGTGCTGCCCACCACGGTGGTGGTCACCAACCTGTGCAACTACGTGCTGTCACTGCCCCTGATGGTCGGGCTCGGATTGTTCTTTGGCGAGCTGCCCACCTGGCACGTCGTGGCCTTCCCGCTGGTGCTCGTCACCCAGCTCTGCTTCACCCTCGCCGTCGTCTACTTCATCTCGGCGCTCAACGTCCGGTTCCGAGACCTGCAGCACATCGTGACGAACCTGCTCATGATGTGGTTCTTCCTCACGCCGGTGCTGTACCCGGTCACCACCATCCCGGAAGCATTCCGCCAGGGGCTGGTGTTGATCAATCCCATGGCCATCCTGGTGACGTCCTATCAGGCCATCTTCTACGAGCACCGTCTGCCGGACTTCGGGACGTTGTTGGCCCTGCTGGTCGGTGCGTTCGCGCTTCTCTGGGTGGCCTCGCAGGTCTTCGAGCGTCGCCGTGAAGAGTTCGCCGAGTCCATCTAG
- a CDS encoding ABC transporter ATP-binding protein — MTDNADAIVIRDAVKSFRKSTIRREYTTFKSELVRLIRGQRQQGELRLIEALRGINLRIPKGRTVGILGRNGSGKSTLLKLITGIYSPTSGSIQVNGRISALLDLGAGFHPDFSGRENILINGIILGMSRAEVQARMEDIIAFSELGDFIDEPVRTYSSGMYMRLAFSVATHVDPDILIIDEILAVGDEHFGKKSLAKMTEFKQRGKTIVLVTHDLNTVERWCDMAAWIDAGRIRRVGTPAEVAHEYRQAVALAQEQSMVMRPPALSADGGALPSLAVQEGPRPLTGPQVPPQKRWGSFEVEISGVHLLNAQGAAVTSLDTEDPLEISIDFSTRQVVKDVGFGIALFDQQGTKVYGTNTFVEAVALPSPLPAAGSVRLSFQRIGLMPGVYSLDVCAHPAEGREYDYHRGLYQITVSSSQQDSGLVRPPHTWSVHSAESLPLNVLPMRVQAS; from the coding sequence ATGACAGACAACGCCGACGCCATCGTCATTCGCGATGCCGTGAAGAGCTTCCGGAAGAGCACCATCCGGCGCGAATACACGACCTTCAAATCGGAGCTGGTCCGCTTGATTCGTGGCCAGCGCCAGCAGGGGGAGCTGCGCCTCATCGAGGCGTTGCGCGGAATCAACCTGCGGATTCCCAAGGGACGCACCGTGGGGATCCTCGGCCGCAACGGCTCCGGCAAGAGCACGCTGCTCAAGCTCATCACCGGCATCTACTCCCCCACGTCCGGGAGCATCCAGGTCAATGGGCGCATCTCCGCCCTGCTGGACCTGGGCGCGGGCTTCCATCCTGACTTCTCCGGGCGCGAGAACATCCTCATCAACGGCATCATCCTCGGCATGTCGCGCGCGGAAGTCCAAGCGCGCATGGAGGATATCATCGCCTTCAGCGAACTGGGCGACTTCATCGACGAGCCGGTGCGCACGTACTCGAGCGGAATGTACATGCGTCTGGCCTTCTCGGTGGCCACGCACGTGGATCCCGACATCCTCATCATCGATGAGATCCTCGCCGTGGGCGATGAGCACTTCGGCAAGAAGAGCCTCGCGAAGATGACGGAGTTCAAGCAGAGGGGAAAGACGATCGTCCTGGTGACGCATGACCTGAACACGGTCGAGCGCTGGTGCGACATGGCGGCGTGGATCGACGCCGGGCGCATCCGGCGCGTGGGCACGCCCGCCGAAGTCGCCCACGAGTACCGCCAGGCCGTGGCCCTCGCCCAGGAACAGTCCATGGTGATGCGGCCTCCGGCGCTGTCGGCGGACGGGGGCGCGCTGCCCTCGCTCGCGGTGCAAGAGGGCCCGCGGCCCCTCACGGGACCCCAGGTCCCGCCCCAGAAGCGCTGGGGGAGTTTCGAGGTGGAGATCTCCGGCGTGCACCTGCTCAATGCCCAGGGCGCCGCCGTGACCTCGCTGGACACCGAGGATCCCTTGGAGATCTCCATCGACTTCAGCACCCGGCAGGTGGTGAAGGACGTGGGCTTCGGCATTGCCCTGTTTGATCAGCAGGGGACGAAGGTGTATGGCACCAACACCTTCGTCGAGGCGGTGGCGCTCCCGTCTCCGCTGCCAGCCGCGGGAAGCGTGCGCTTGTCGTTCCAACGCATCGGCCTCATGCCTGGTGTCTATAGCCTCGATGTCTGCGCGCATCCGGCCGAGGGGCGTGAGTACGACTATCACCGGGGGCTCTACCAAATCACGGTCAGCTCTTCCCAGCAGGATTCGGGGCTGGTGCGTCCGCCGCACACCTGGTCGGTCCACTCCGCCGAATCCCTTCCGCTCAATGTCCTTCCCATGCGCGTGCAGGCGTCCTGA
- a CDS encoding rhamnosyltransferase WsaF family glycosyltransferase: protein MLELAEMVAAQRRVVEELRECTGSRCTELVAHERMLRWLTEELRQKSGALKAASTEMAPMADRGIAPSPVSSLASAANVLVFSVPDSHRRTVGKAVTAAKRAFVEGLKPFHMESMRPQYRFNQELVAVLNELVALRAGSGDRERAERVWSRLVPMANPTEWNVRSHRGRGFGMVVKLAKHSYLSALGPLLKALFQGQSEWNTKAIEAVARFAHVETSSVAGTGALIEELRRLSDPFARPEMPAGVKVISSLWREVFRRQTAFNQELTEYLRQLLDVPAPVPTLGVSEYESWCARREPAQITQAAQAAAQLARRPRLSVLLVAGNASEVQLQDSIDSLARQSYPEWEVRIAEGDVPLRPLVARWVERYGWDAHRLQLVSQVWGEELERAQGEFCALLTPGDVLAPHAFALVACRANMDVDFDVLYVDEDHLDEKGLRSQPFFKPDWSPDLLRTCNYWGEFLVVRTSLLREVGGSLSGLTGPHAHELSLRLSERTARIAHLARVLVHRRMGSPSLSEGIAAAQVGLGRVVLAEHLKRMGEEADVELSPSGFFRVRYPVQGTPRVSIIVPFKDKPELLRTLVSSLFRYTRYENLELLLISNNSTQPETFALLEQLTDPRIRKLTWDHPFNYSAINNFGVQHATGELLLFLNNDIEVIEPDWLEELISQVQRPEVGVVGPRLLYPNGTLQHVGVVVGQQGFAGHAFAGLAPHASTAQGRADWTRNYLAVTGACLMMRRDVFERIGGYDESFIVCGSDVELCLRAVQHELRVVYTSHCTLVHHESVTRRADAIPENDFWRSFVAYRPYLTGGDPFYNENLSLLSSHGALREAGEDAETFALRVLTSELPSSRIDDVTGTRANQLRHLSEHMRALDYSLADVEKAREEAPKRIAALRAGSLERVTWFVPGFGHPYGGVHTILRFADLLRRRYGVENSFVVYDNNQVTAREMEARVMTLFPELPGRFRIIQRADEFADLPPSDLAIATLWTSAYALLQYPHAKARAYFVQDFEPLFYPAGSYYALAEQTYRMGLHGIFNTKGLHDHVTSNYPMTGCWFEPTVERHVFHDKRPVRSGPVRIFFYGRPSTDRNAFELGMAALRQLKLEFGAEVDIVTAGEKWDPSVFGLAGTLKNHGVLPYEKTGDLYRECDVGLCFMFTKHPSYLPFEMMACGVTVVTNNNPANLWLLEHERNCLLAEPTYSCVLEQLRRAVRDAQLRDRIGKAAAERVRRTSWEEQVDQVYATLMGRPVQAGMQGAGSSQPDAGVRVKPVAGGV from the coding sequence ATGTTGGAACTGGCGGAGATGGTGGCCGCCCAGAGAAGGGTGGTGGAGGAGCTGCGGGAGTGCACGGGCTCGAGGTGCACCGAATTGGTGGCCCACGAGCGCATGCTGCGCTGGCTGACGGAGGAGTTGCGCCAGAAGTCGGGTGCCCTCAAGGCGGCCTCCACGGAGATGGCGCCCATGGCGGACCGGGGCATCGCTCCCTCGCCCGTGAGCTCGCTGGCCAGTGCCGCCAACGTCCTGGTCTTCTCGGTGCCGGACTCGCACCGGCGCACGGTGGGCAAGGCCGTCACGGCCGCGAAGCGGGCGTTCGTCGAGGGACTGAAGCCCTTCCACATGGAGTCCATGCGGCCGCAGTACCGCTTCAACCAGGAGCTCGTCGCGGTCCTGAACGAGCTGGTGGCGCTGCGCGCGGGCTCCGGAGACCGTGAGCGTGCGGAGCGCGTCTGGAGCCGGCTCGTGCCCATGGCCAACCCCACCGAGTGGAACGTGCGTTCCCACCGGGGGCGGGGTTTCGGAATGGTGGTGAAGCTGGCCAAACACTCCTACCTCTCCGCCCTGGGTCCCCTGCTCAAGGCCCTGTTCCAGGGACAGTCGGAGTGGAACACCAAGGCCATCGAGGCCGTTGCCCGCTTCGCGCATGTCGAGACCTCGTCGGTCGCGGGGACGGGTGCGCTCATCGAGGAACTCCGGCGGTTGAGCGATCCCTTCGCGCGCCCGGAGATGCCCGCTGGCGTGAAGGTGATCTCCTCGCTGTGGCGGGAGGTGTTCCGCAGGCAGACCGCCTTCAATCAGGAGCTGACCGAGTACCTGCGCCAGTTGCTGGATGTGCCCGCTCCCGTGCCGACCCTGGGCGTTTCGGAATACGAGTCCTGGTGTGCGCGAAGGGAGCCCGCGCAAATCACCCAGGCCGCCCAGGCCGCGGCCCAGTTGGCGCGCCGGCCCCGCCTCAGCGTCCTCCTGGTGGCGGGCAATGCCTCGGAGGTGCAGCTCCAGGACTCCATCGACTCCCTGGCCCGCCAGTCCTACCCCGAATGGGAAGTCCGCATCGCGGAGGGCGACGTGCCCCTGCGGCCCCTGGTGGCGCGGTGGGTGGAGCGGTATGGATGGGACGCGCACCGGCTCCAGCTCGTCTCCCAGGTGTGGGGAGAAGAACTCGAGCGGGCGCAAGGGGAGTTCTGCGCGCTGTTGACGCCGGGGGATGTGCTGGCTCCCCACGCGTTCGCCCTGGTGGCCTGCCGCGCGAACATGGACGTGGACTTCGATGTCCTCTACGTGGACGAGGACCACCTGGATGAGAAGGGGCTCAGAAGCCAGCCCTTCTTCAAGCCGGATTGGTCCCCGGATCTCCTGCGGACCTGCAACTACTGGGGGGAGTTCCTGGTCGTGCGAACGTCCCTGCTCCGGGAGGTGGGGGGCTCGTTGTCCGGCCTGACGGGCCCGCATGCGCATGAGCTATCGCTTCGACTGAGCGAGCGCACGGCGCGGATCGCCCACCTGGCTCGCGTCCTGGTCCATCGTCGCATGGGGTCTCCCTCCCTCTCCGAGGGCATCGCGGCGGCCCAGGTGGGGCTCGGACGGGTCGTGCTCGCCGAGCACCTCAAGCGCATGGGGGAGGAGGCAGACGTGGAGCTGTCCCCCTCGGGCTTCTTCCGCGTCCGCTACCCCGTTCAGGGCACGCCCCGCGTGTCCATCATCGTTCCGTTCAAGGACAAGCCCGAGTTGCTCAGGACGCTCGTGTCGAGCCTGTTCCGGTACACGCGCTACGAGAACCTGGAACTCCTGCTCATCTCCAACAACAGCACCCAACCCGAGACCTTCGCGCTCCTGGAGCAGTTGACGGATCCCCGCATCCGCAAGCTGACGTGGGATCACCCGTTCAACTACTCGGCGATCAACAACTTCGGTGTCCAGCACGCCACCGGCGAGCTCCTGCTCTTCCTCAACAACGATATCGAGGTCATCGAGCCCGACTGGCTGGAGGAGTTGATCAGCCAGGTGCAGCGGCCCGAGGTGGGCGTGGTCGGACCGCGGCTGCTCTACCCCAACGGTACGCTCCAGCATGTGGGCGTGGTCGTGGGACAGCAGGGCTTCGCCGGTCACGCGTTCGCGGGTCTTGCTCCCCATGCCAGTACGGCGCAGGGGCGGGCGGACTGGACCCGGAACTACCTCGCCGTCACGGGCGCCTGCCTGATGATGCGCCGCGATGTCTTCGAGCGCATCGGCGGCTACGACGAGAGCTTCATCGTCTGTGGCAGTGACGTGGAGTTGTGCCTGCGTGCCGTTCAGCATGAGCTGCGGGTGGTCTACACGTCTCACTGCACGCTGGTTCATCACGAATCGGTGACACGCCGGGCGGATGCCATTCCGGAGAATGACTTCTGGCGGTCCTTCGTCGCCTACCGGCCCTATCTGACGGGCGGGGATCCGTTCTACAACGAGAACCTCTCCCTGCTGTCCTCCCATGGCGCGCTGCGCGAGGCGGGCGAGGATGCCGAGACCTTCGCGCTCCGTGTTCTCACCAGCGAACTGCCGAGCAGCCGGATCGATGATGTCACCGGCACGCGGGCCAATCAGCTCCGGCACCTGTCCGAGCACATGCGCGCGTTGGACTACTCCCTGGCCGACGTGGAGAAGGCGCGGGAAGAGGCTCCCAAGCGGATCGCCGCCCTGCGGGCTGGCTCGCTCGAGCGGGTCACCTGGTTCGTGCCCGGCTTCGGCCATCCGTATGGAGGTGTCCACACCATCCTGCGCTTCGCGGATCTGCTGCGGCGGCGCTACGGGGTCGAGAACAGCTTCGTGGTGTACGACAACAACCAGGTCACCGCCCGGGAGATGGAAGCGCGTGTGATGACGCTCTTTCCGGAGCTGCCGGGCCGCTTCCGGATCATTCAGCGCGCGGATGAGTTCGCCGATCTGCCGCCGTCCGATCTGGCCATCGCCACCTTGTGGACGAGTGCCTACGCGCTGCTCCAGTACCCGCATGCCAAGGCACGCGCGTACTTCGTGCAGGACTTCGAGCCCCTGTTCTACCCGGCGGGTAGCTACTACGCCCTGGCGGAGCAGACGTACCGCATGGGTCTTCATGGCATCTTCAACACCAAGGGACTGCATGACCACGTCACCTCGAACTACCCGATGACGGGTTGCTGGTTCGAGCCCACGGTGGAGCGCCATGTCTTTCATGACAAGCGGCCCGTTCGTTCAGGACCCGTGCGGATCTTCTTCTATGGACGCCCTTCGACGGATCGCAACGCCTTCGAGTTGGGAATGGCGGCACTGCGCCAGTTGAAGCTGGAGTTCGGCGCCGAGGTGGACATCGTCACGGCGGGCGAGAAGTGGGATCCCTCGGTCTTCGGTCTGGCGGGGACGCTCAAGAACCATGGGGTGCTGCCCTACGAGAAGACGGGAGATCTCTACCGGGAGTGCGATGTGGGGCTGTGCTTCATGTTCACCAAGCACCCCTCGTACCTGCCGTTCGAGATGATGGCGTGTGGCGTGACGGTGGTGACGAACAACAACCCCGCCAATCTCTGGCTGCTCGAGCATGAGCGGAATTGCCTGCTGGCCGAACCGACCTACTCGTGCGTGTTGGAGCAGTTGCGGCGCGCCGTGCGCGACGCACAGCTTCGTGACCGCATCGGGAAGGCCGCCGCCGAGCGTGTTCGCCGCACGAGCTGGGAAGAACAGGTGGATCAGGTGTACGCGACGCTGATGGGACGTCCGGTGCAGGCCGGAATGCAGGGGGCTGGCTCCAGCCAGCCGGACGCTGGAGTGCGGGTCAAGCCGGTTGCTGGTGGAGTCTGA